A DNA window from Arachis duranensis cultivar V14167 chromosome 3, aradu.V14167.gnm2.J7QH, whole genome shotgun sequence contains the following coding sequences:
- the LOC107477907 gene encoding uncharacterized protein LOC107477907: MSTTLLSPTLSFKPRLPPAKPQCFLRPPRLVTLSSPKELSRISLLKRFAVNDYDGAGSGSGFVDWEKAEKEARARSTMPERFRYLAKEAPDPPVRWPWLLVLGFLIYAWRAVLFELSNWKNAVFGIVRFAGNLLTYLFAILYRFIGSPITFSIRCLEDSFYTVRAFYSWTINNAPIPELTTVIVLASIVLAIAEATVPNCINKQPYVLTVSGLIGYAAVRGYISEPFFWTLLLGLYAFSKLIKKRDNVSCAMPVAAVLAAVGETWVRVLVLITFIALATYQYSQTLSEGKQVEDQEMTERRIPVPLLVAALAIGLRLAAKWAGYRHLTWMIV, translated from the exons ATGTCCACCACTCTTCTATCTCCCACCCTCTCCTTCAAACCCCGTCTCCCACCCGCCAAACCTCAATGCTTTCTCAGGCCTCCGAGATTAGTTACTTTATCTTCACCTAAAGAACTTTCTAGAATCTCTCTTTTGAAGCGTTTTGCAGTAAACGACTACGATGGTGCTGGTAGTGGCAGCGGTTTTGTTGATTGGGAGAAAGCAGAGAAGGAGGCTCGAGCGCGGAGCACTATGCCAGAACGCTTTCGATATCTCGCTAAGGAAGCTCCTGATCCTCCTGTCAGGTGGCCTTGGCTTCTTG TACTTGGCTTTCTCATCTATGCTTGGAGAGCTGTTCTATTTGAACTATCGAACTGGAAGAATGCTGTCTTTGGTATTGTCCGTTTTGCAGGGAACCTTTTGACATATCTTTTCGCCATACTGTATCGATTTATAGGAAGTCCGATCACTTTTTCAATAAGATGCCTGGAGGATTCGTTCTATACTGTACGAGCCTTCTACTCTTGGACAATCAACAATGCTCCCATACCAGAACTGACCACAGTCATTGTGCTCGCGTCGATTGTTTTAGCAATTGCCGAAGCTACCGTCCCTAACTGTATCAACAAGCAACCTTATGTTTTGACTGTGTCTGGTCTTATTGGCTATGCAGCAGTTAGAGGCTATATCTCCGAACCTTTTTTCTGGACCCTTCTGCTAGGGTTGTACGCTTTctcaaaattaatcaaaaagaGAGACAATGTTTCATGCGCAATGCCTGTTGCAGCTGTACTAGCTGCTGTTGGGGAGACTTGGGTTAGAGTTTTGGTGCTCATCACATTTATAGCGTTGGCTACTTATCAGTATTCCCAAACACTTTCCGAAGGGAAACAGGTTGAAGACCAAGAAATGACAGAAAGGAGGATTCCAGTACCACTACTTGTTGCTGCTTTAGCGATTGGCTTACGCCTCGCTGCTAAGTGGGCCGGGTATCGGCACTTGACGTGGATGATTGTATGA